From the genome of Parazoarcus communis, one region includes:
- a CDS encoding response regulator transcription factor: MRILVVEDEPTLAGQLKQALDAAGYAVVTADNGEDAHFLGAVETFDAVILDLGLPRMDGLTVLGKWRADGMTVPVLILTARDGWHEKVAGIDAGADDYLTKPFHMEELLARMRALIRRAGGHASASLACGPVVLDTRAGRVSLNGQPVSLTSHEFRVLAYLMHHQGEVVSRTDLNEHIYAQDYDRDSNTIEVFIGRLRKKLPAGLIETVRGLGYRLVTPE, from the coding sequence ATGCGCATTCTCGTGGTGGAAGACGAGCCGACGCTCGCCGGGCAGCTTAAGCAGGCGCTCGATGCGGCGGGCTATGCGGTTGTCACGGCTGACAACGGTGAGGATGCGCACTTTCTCGGGGCCGTGGAAACCTTCGATGCGGTTATTCTCGATCTCGGCCTGCCGCGCATGGACGGGCTCACCGTGCTGGGCAAGTGGCGCGCAGACGGGATGACCGTACCGGTGCTGATCCTGACCGCGCGCGATGGCTGGCACGAGAAGGTGGCTGGCATCGATGCGGGCGCTGACGATTACCTGACCAAGCCGTTTCACATGGAAGAGCTGCTCGCCCGGATGCGGGCCCTGATCCGGCGGGCGGGCGGGCATGCGAGCGCGAGCCTTGCGTGCGGTCCGGTTGTACTCGATACGCGTGCCGGCAGGGTCAGCCTGAACGGTCAGCCGGTGAGCCTGACGAGTCATGAGTTCAGGGTGCTTGCCTATCTGATGCATCACCAGGGTGAGGTCGTGTCGCGCACCGATCTGAATGAGCACATCTATGCGCAGGACTACGACCGCGACTCCAACACCATCGAAGTGTTCATCGGGCGGCTGCGCAAGAAGCTGCCGGCCGGCCTGATCGAGACCGTTCGCGGACTGGGCTATCGGCTCGTGACGCCGGAATGA
- a CDS encoding lipopolysaccharide kinase InaA family protein, with product MNRLAPSLSATTAKQDDFEHWWTLPGEWVETPNERRDGWSGVIRALTDHTLCYVKRQRNHLCRTLSHPLGWPTASREAHFLDAVRNLGLRVPETVYHGVRKYSRGTEAVLATRALDGFTALSEHTGLSAAQRETLATELGRVLGVLHRARFQHGCLYDKHVMVRWQGEQPDVALLDLEKMRRRFSADAAAKRDLDQLKRHQSILTPAQWDMMLESHRQALRENTDV from the coding sequence ATGAACAGACTCGCACCCTCACTGTCTGCCACAACCGCTAAGCAGGACGACTTCGAGCACTGGTGGACACTGCCGGGCGAATGGGTGGAAACACCCAATGAGAGGCGTGACGGCTGGAGTGGGGTGATTCGCGCCCTCACCGATCACACCCTGTGTTACGTCAAGCGCCAGCGCAATCACCTGTGCCGCACCCTGAGCCACCCGCTGGGCTGGCCGACGGCGAGCAGGGAAGCCCACTTTCTCGACGCGGTGCGCAACCTCGGCTTGCGCGTGCCGGAAACGGTCTACCACGGCGTGCGCAAGTATTCGCGCGGAACCGAAGCCGTTCTCGCCACCCGTGCGCTCGATGGTTTTACCGCGCTGTCCGAGCACACCGGCTTGAGCGCAGCACAACGCGAGACCCTGGCAACCGAGCTCGGCCGGGTGCTCGGCGTGCTTCACCGTGCGCGTTTTCAGCACGGTTGCCTTTACGACAAGCATGTGATGGTGCGCTGGCAGGGCGAGCAACCCGACGTCGCCCTGCTCGACCTCGAGAAAATGCGCCGCCGCTTCAGCGCGGACGCTGCGGCCAAGCGCGACCTCGACCAGTTGAAACGTCATCAGTCGATCCTGACCCCGGCGCAGTGGGACATGATGCTCGAATCGCACCGACAGGCACTGCGCGAAAATACCGACGTTTGA
- a CDS encoding diheme cytochrome c, which yields MNIPVRPLVSASLILAVSAFVLTGAVADGGHYFPPVADKTTADECGSCHLAFPPSMLPAASWRKLMGQLDQHFGDDASVDAASADIITRYLTANAGDSSGLRFSGKLLRDLAPGAAPLRITDLPRWKREHRKIRAAEWADPKVKSKANCAACHEGAARGYFDDD from the coding sequence ATGAACATTCCCGTCCGCCCCCTCGTATCCGCCTCACTCATTCTTGCCGTCAGCGCCTTCGTCCTCACGGGTGCGGTTGCCGACGGCGGGCACTACTTCCCGCCGGTCGCAGACAAGACCACTGCAGACGAATGCGGCAGCTGCCATCTCGCATTCCCGCCCTCCATGCTGCCTGCAGCATCGTGGCGCAAGCTGATGGGTCAGCTCGACCAGCATTTCGGCGACGACGCGAGCGTCGACGCTGCAAGCGCCGACATCATCACCCGCTATCTGACCGCCAATGCGGGCGACAGCAGCGGGCTTCGCTTCAGCGGCAAACTGCTGCGCGACCTCGCCCCCGGCGCAGCTCCGCTGCGCATCACCGACCTCCCGCGCTGGAAGCGCGAGCACCGCAAGATCCGCGCGGCCGAGTGGGCCGACCCGAAGGTTAAATCGAAAGCCAACTGCGCCGCCTGCCACGAGGGCGCTGCCCGCGGCTACTTCGATGACGACTGA
- a CDS encoding response regulator transcription factor: protein MRLLLIEDNRDILANLADYLTLKGYEVDCAQDGLTGLHLAAVNHYELIVLDVMLPGMDGFTLCQRLRESERSDTPVIMLTARDALDDRLTGFRAGADDYLTKPFALSELAARIEAVLKRSRGGGRRLLKVADLSYDLDTLEVTRGGQLLHLGPIGLKLLAVLMQKSPAVVRREVLETALWGDEPPDSDSLRSHIHALRQQLDKPFPSPLLQTVHGVGFRLAALAGDG, encoded by the coding sequence ATGCGGCTGCTACTGATCGAGGACAATCGTGACATCCTCGCCAACCTTGCGGACTACCTCACGCTCAAGGGCTACGAGGTGGACTGCGCCCAGGACGGACTGACCGGACTGCATCTTGCCGCCGTCAATCACTACGAGCTCATCGTGCTCGACGTGATGCTGCCCGGAATGGATGGTTTCACCCTGTGCCAGCGTCTGCGCGAGAGCGAGCGCAGCGACACGCCGGTCATCATGCTCACGGCACGGGATGCGCTCGACGACCGCCTGACCGGCTTTCGCGCCGGTGCCGACGACTACCTGACCAAGCCCTTCGCGCTGTCAGAGCTGGCCGCCCGCATCGAGGCAGTCCTCAAGCGCAGCCGCGGCGGCGGCAGACGGCTGCTGAAGGTCGCCGACCTCAGCTACGACCTCGACACCCTCGAAGTCACCCGTGGCGGCCAGCTGCTCCACCTGGGGCCGATCGGCCTCAAGCTGCTCGCAGTGCTGATGCAGAAGAGCCCCGCGGTCGTACGCCGCGAAGTGCTCGAAACCGCGCTCTGGGGCGATGAGCCCCCCGACAGCGACAGCCTGCGCAGCCACATTCATGCCCTGCGCCAGCAACTCGACAAACCCTTCCCCTCTCCCCTGCTGCAGACTGTTCATGGGGTGGGCTTCCGTCTCGCTGCACTCGCAGGCGATGGCTGA
- a CDS encoding DUF1924 domain-containing protein yields the protein MPGNRFNLSILVLALAVPALAAAGPRDELLNRYRAEARTADASFSAFSAARGEALYRDRHDGGKPDTPACTSCHAKDPRKPGQTQTGKRIDPVAVSVSPDRYTDPAKVEKWFRRNCNEVLGRECTALEKGDWLTWMISQ from the coding sequence ATGCCCGGCAATCGCTTCAATCTTTCCATCCTTGTTCTTGCACTCGCCGTTCCCGCACTTGCCGCGGCGGGTCCGCGCGACGAACTCCTCAACCGCTACAGGGCCGAGGCGCGCACGGCCGATGCAAGCTTCAGCGCATTCTCCGCTGCGCGTGGCGAGGCGCTCTATCGCGACCGCCATGACGGTGGCAAACCGGACACCCCAGCGTGCACATCGTGCCATGCCAAGGACCCGCGCAAGCCCGGCCAGACCCAGACCGGAAAGCGCATCGACCCTGTCGCGGTATCGGTCAGCCCGGATCGCTATACCGATCCGGCAAAGGTCGAGAAATGGTTCAGGCGCAACTGCAACGAAGTCCTTGGCCGCGAGTGCACTGCGCTCGAAAAAGGTGACTGGCTCACCTGGATGATCAGCCAGTAA
- a CDS encoding class I SAM-dependent methyltransferase, producing the protein MHSLTAGYRGRFKYDSRTATAYQQVDPDKHQAEMRLVDKVLSMVPPAHRVLDLPCGGGRLSLHVSQRGYQVTAADLSDAMIAIAGSTLHAHGLTHGVDKQDIEHTTYPDRAFDTVFSFRLFHHFPNADIRQRAVSELCRISGRYVAMSYFSPWSVTSIKRRIRVLRGGRPSEKHSTSLREVEAYFARAGFRLVRDFARSPFIHTLHLALFERIEA; encoded by the coding sequence ATGCACAGTCTCACCGCCGGGTACCGCGGACGCTTCAAGTACGACAGCCGGACCGCGACCGCCTACCAGCAGGTGGATCCGGACAAGCATCAGGCTGAAATGCGCCTGGTGGACAAGGTGCTGTCCATGGTTCCCCCTGCACACCGCGTTCTGGATTTGCCATGTGGCGGCGGCCGTCTGAGCCTGCATGTGAGCCAGCGCGGCTATCAGGTGACCGCAGCGGACCTGTCGGATGCCATGATCGCCATCGCGGGCAGCACGCTGCACGCACACGGACTGACACACGGTGTCGACAAGCAGGACATCGAGCACACCACCTACCCCGACCGGGCCTTCGATACGGTGTTCTCCTTCCGCCTCTTCCATCACTTCCCCAACGCCGACATTCGCCAGCGTGCGGTCAGCGAGCTGTGCCGGATCTCGGGCAGGTATGTGGCGATGTCCTATTTCAGTCCCTGGTCCGTCACCTCGATCAAGCGCCGCATCCGCGTACTGCGCGGCGGACGCCCGTCGGAGAAGCACTCAACTTCGCTGCGCGAGGTCGAAGCGTACTTCGCACGCGCCGGCTTTCGACTGGTGCGGGACTTCGCCCGCAGCCCCTTCATTCACACACTGCATCTCGCGCTATTCGAGCGCATCGAAGCCTGA
- the pssA gene encoding CDP-diacylglycerol--serine O-phosphatidyltransferase, protein MPLITPEKRRRGIYILPNLFTTAALFAGFFAIVQAMNQRFEVAAVAIFIAMVLDGLDGRIARLTHTQSEFGAEYDSLSDMVSFGAAPALVVYEWALKDMGKLGWIAAFIYCAGAALRLARFNTNIEVVDKRYFQGLPSPAAAALVAGLVWVVIDNGIAGSDVRWYACILTMFAGISMVSNVLFWSGKSINLRKSVPFIVLIALVLAFALVSSYPPGVLFGLFVIYALSGYVMYVLRWRKRRQRPDARPVAEEPRAADTPPE, encoded by the coding sequence ATGCCTCTGATCACACCCGAGAAGCGCCGCCGCGGCATTTACATCCTGCCCAACCTGTTTACCACTGCGGCGCTGTTTGCCGGATTTTTCGCCATCGTGCAGGCGATGAACCAGCGCTTCGAGGTTGCCGCCGTTGCAATCTTCATTGCCATGGTGCTCGATGGACTCGACGGCCGCATTGCTCGCCTCACCCATACGCAGAGCGAGTTCGGCGCCGAATACGATTCGCTGTCAGACATGGTCTCCTTTGGCGCGGCCCCTGCCCTCGTGGTGTACGAGTGGGCTCTCAAGGACATGGGCAAGCTTGGCTGGATCGCAGCCTTCATCTACTGCGCCGGTGCCGCGCTGCGTCTGGCGCGTTTCAACACCAACATTGAAGTGGTCGACAAGCGCTACTTCCAGGGTCTGCCCAGCCCGGCTGCGGCAGCGCTGGTTGCGGGACTGGTCTGGGTGGTCATCGACAACGGTATTGCGGGCAGCGATGTGCGCTGGTACGCCTGCATCCTGACGATGTTTGCCGGCATCTCCATGGTCAGCAATGTGCTGTTCTGGAGCGGCAAGAGCATCAACCTGCGCAAGAGCGTGCCCTTCATCGTACTCATCGCGCTGGTGCTCGCGTTCGCGCTGGTCTCAAGCTATCCGCCGGGCGTTCTCTTCGGCCTCTTTGTCATCTATGCGCTGTCGGGCTACGTCATGTACGTGCTGCGCTGGCGCAAGCGCCGGCAGCGTCCGGACGCCAGACCCGTCGCCGAGGAGCCCCGGGCAGCCGATACGCCGCCGGAATGA
- a CDS encoding sensor histidine kinase translates to MAERSLSGRIVTAFTLMTTVVAGLFALAIVIFINQAEVQLVAEGLNRQLDVITSTVSEGEKPYLGPELTLYRAPSADDATLPDWLRNLTPGFSEIEHDDVDWHVLTRDEAGKRFILVLDQVEFEERENRLYIAAVSGFALSLLAAFIIGTLTAGKVIAPVIRLSGQVRHRDQLLSLAPPLATDYPADEVGQLAAAFDDTLNQLREALDRERLFTSDVSHELRTPLMVIASSCELLLETLPHDARERTQIERIQHASEEMRELVETFMWLARGEQAKRQPASMNTLQHIAEEQFRRWSPDAEQRRLGLRLTVEAPDDTLYPTPMLRAVIANLLRNALHYTDKGDVQLVLQGRRFKVIDSGAGIPIAERLSVFRPFVRGGSSRGDGIGIGLSLVQRICAQQGWKIELSDAAGGGCVFEVDLG, encoded by the coding sequence ATGGCTGAGAGAAGCCTTTCCGGGCGTATCGTCACGGCGTTTACGCTGATGACGACGGTCGTCGCCGGCCTGTTCGCGCTGGCCATCGTGATCTTCATCAACCAGGCTGAGGTACAGCTTGTGGCAGAAGGCCTGAACCGCCAGCTCGATGTCATCACCTCCACCGTCAGCGAAGGTGAGAAGCCCTATCTGGGGCCGGAGCTGACGCTGTACCGCGCGCCCTCGGCAGACGACGCGACCCTGCCCGACTGGCTGCGCAACCTGACGCCCGGCTTCAGCGAGATCGAACACGACGACGTAGACTGGCATGTGCTGACCCGCGACGAGGCCGGGAAGCGGTTCATCCTGGTGCTCGACCAGGTTGAGTTCGAAGAGCGTGAAAACCGCCTTTACATCGCGGCCGTCTCGGGCTTCGCGCTGAGCCTGCTGGCCGCATTCATCATCGGCACGCTGACCGCAGGCAAGGTCATCGCCCCGGTCATCCGCCTGTCTGGCCAGGTGCGACATCGCGACCAGTTGCTGTCGCTGGCGCCACCACTTGCAACCGACTATCCGGCGGACGAGGTGGGACAACTGGCGGCGGCCTTCGACGACACCCTGAACCAGCTGCGCGAAGCGCTCGACCGTGAGCGCCTGTTCACCAGCGATGTCAGCCACGAACTGCGCACACCGCTGATGGTAATCGCCAGTTCCTGCGAACTGCTGCTCGAAACCCTGCCCCACGACGCACGCGAACGGACGCAGATCGAACGCATCCAGCATGCCAGCGAGGAGATGCGCGAGCTCGTCGAAACCTTCATGTGGCTCGCCCGCGGCGAGCAGGCCAAACGTCAGCCGGCGTCGATGAACACGCTGCAACACATCGCCGAAGAGCAGTTCCGACGCTGGAGCCCGGACGCCGAGCAGCGCAGGCTTGGTCTGCGGCTGACGGTCGAGGCACCGGACGACACGCTCTACCCAACACCGATGCTGCGCGCCGTGATCGCCAACCTGCTGCGCAACGCCCTGCATTACACCGACAAGGGCGACGTGCAGCTGGTGCTGCAAGGCAGGCGCTTCAAGGTCATCGACAGCGGCGCCGGCATCCCGATTGCGGAACGGCTGAGCGTCTTCCGCCCCTTCGTCCGCGGCGGAAGCAGTCGCGGAGACGGTATCGGCATCGGGCTCTCCCTGGTTCAGCGCATCTGCGCACAGCAGGGGTGGAAGATCGAGCTCTCGGATGCCGCCGGTGGCGGTTGCGTGTTCGAAGTCGACCTGGGGTGA
- a CDS encoding PepSY domain-containing protein translates to MRSFAARLLAPLLSMAVLCSAAVSMPARASDAHDHDRARRALEAGEVIPLRDIIERVEQSHPGQIIEIELERDDGRWLYELKLLRDDGSMARLLVDAKDGSVLSVRGRRTGDERSKEERH, encoded by the coding sequence ATGCGTTCCTTTGCTGCACGCCTTCTTGCCCCCCTGCTTTCCATGGCAGTGCTGTGCTCAGCCGCTGTCAGCATGCCGGCACGGGCTTCCGATGCGCACGACCATGACCGGGCGCGGCGTGCGCTCGAGGCCGGGGAGGTTATCCCGCTGCGCGACATCATCGAGCGCGTGGAGCAGTCGCATCCGGGGCAGATCATCGAGATCGAGCTTGAGCGGGACGATGGGCGCTGGTTGTACGAACTGAAGCTGCTGCGTGACGACGGCAGCATGGCCAGGTTGCTCGTCGATGCGAAAGACGGCAGCGTACTGTCGGTGCGCGGACGCAGGACCGGCGACGAGCGAAGCAAGGAGGAGCGGCACTGA
- a CDS encoding sensor histidine kinase, whose translation MKQALPRVGSLRFRLLAGSLVWILAALTLSGFFLADLFREHVAARLHAELRVQLDQLTANVEFGEDLRPRLLSALSDPRLQKPYSGLYWQVDGEGAHGIGHLRSRSLWDTVLTVPADRLDDGQVHIHRIGGPDGATLVMMERVVRLADHPGLPLRLIVAVDEQTMEGPVREFVGLLVLALCILAAGLAAAVFIQVWAGLAPLRRLRRGLADVRDGRSRALEGRFPDEVRPLVDEFNAVLGRDAEVVMRARTQAGNLAHAVKTPLAILANAAAAEDSALARLVAEQVGAARRQVDYHLARARAAAAVQVPGVRTPLRRALEALLRVMQRLHPDRVLSVEWRGAAGDAVFRGEEQDLQEMLGNLLDNACKWAASRVDVKVSVSGQGLVVSIDDDGPGLAPEVREAVFERGVRTDELVPGSGLGLGIVNDLARLYGGSVVLEASPGGGLRAVLSLPAG comes from the coding sequence ATGAAACAGGCGCTGCCGCGTGTCGGTTCGCTGCGGTTCCGGCTGCTTGCCGGCAGCCTTGTATGGATCCTGGCAGCGCTCACGCTGTCGGGTTTCTTTCTCGCTGATCTCTTCCGCGAGCATGTTGCTGCCCGTCTGCATGCAGAGTTGCGGGTTCAGCTCGACCAGCTCACCGCCAATGTCGAGTTCGGCGAGGATCTGCGTCCCAGGCTCCTGTCTGCGTTGAGCGATCCGCGCCTGCAGAAGCCGTACTCTGGACTCTACTGGCAGGTCGACGGGGAGGGCGCCCACGGTATCGGACACCTGCGCTCACGCTCGCTGTGGGACACGGTGCTCACCGTGCCGGCCGACCGCCTTGATGACGGCCAGGTGCACATCCACCGCATCGGCGGTCCGGACGGCGCCACGCTGGTCATGATGGAGCGTGTGGTCAGGCTGGCGGACCACCCCGGTCTGCCCCTGCGCCTCATCGTGGCGGTCGATGAGCAGACGATGGAAGGCCCGGTGCGCGAATTCGTCGGCCTGCTCGTGCTGGCCTTGTGCATTCTGGCCGCCGGTCTGGCTGCGGCGGTCTTCATTCAGGTGTGGGCAGGCCTGGCACCGCTGCGGCGTCTGCGCCGCGGTCTCGCCGACGTTCGGGACGGGCGCAGCCGCGCGCTGGAGGGGCGGTTCCCGGATGAGGTGCGTCCGCTGGTCGATGAATTCAATGCGGTGCTGGGGCGCGACGCAGAGGTGGTCATGCGTGCGCGCACGCAGGCGGGCAACCTCGCGCATGCGGTCAAGACCCCGTTGGCCATTCTTGCGAATGCGGCGGCAGCGGAGGACAGCGCCCTTGCACGCCTCGTTGCTGAACAGGTCGGTGCCGCACGTCGCCAGGTGGATTACCACCTCGCCCGCGCCCGCGCCGCTGCTGCGGTGCAGGTGCCCGGGGTGCGCACCCCCTTGCGACGGGCGCTCGAGGCGCTGCTCAGGGTCATGCAGCGCCTGCATCCGGATCGGGTGCTGTCGGTCGAGTGGCGTGGTGCGGCAGGCGATGCGGTGTTCCGTGGCGAGGAACAGGATCTGCAGGAAATGCTCGGCAATCTGCTCGACAACGCGTGCAAATGGGCCGCATCACGGGTCGACGTCAAGGTGTCGGTGAGCGGGCAGGGGCTCGTCGTCAGTATCGACGACGACGGTCCCGGTCTGGCGCCGGAGGTCAGGGAGGCGGTGTTCGAGCGTGGCGTGCGCACCGACGAGCTGGTGCCGGGGTCCGGCCTTGGTCTGGGCATCGTGAATGATCTCGCCCGCCTGTACGGCGGGTCCGTCGTGCTCGAAGCATCGCCCGGCGGCGGGCTGCGCGCGGTCCTGAGCCTGCCCGCCGGATGA
- a CDS encoding sulfatase-like hydrolase/transferase has protein sequence MQPARSRLPSNAQFNRFLLLSWLICLAQVLLFQTAREFSEPAVAGWSLATTLSYAAFYLLPTALLGHLGLRVLRSIPGLKSAAALMAVLAVGLAGLTQTLLFADRMIYGMYGFHINGFVIDLVSTPGGIASLGASRSTELTATAIVVALILAQAGAYLLALRAHTGATPARSGRWRWVLAAFLALTLGERIAYGFSAVLHYEPVLFASERYPLYQPMTFDKFARKMGIEAEAAESNGVRIRSGSLSYPRKPLETVAPAAPLNIVWLVAESLRFDMLDPKIMPRTWQFSNEALRLEKHFSGGNMTQMGVFSMFYGLYGNNWFPMLAARRAPVLMDVMQQQNYQFSLHTSQRFTYPAFDKTVFANMRAEDLHPIENGAPAWQRDVQNIDNMLGFIDGRDKARPFMTYMFFESTHANYDFPERAVIASPYLEDFNYITTNLSEQIGAIKNRYINAAHHVDAQIGRVIEHLKAQGLLEHTVVIVLGDHGEEFMERKRWGHSAEFNRFQTGTPGVIYVPGAAPRVMTGISSHLDIPATLLPLLGVSNPPEDYSNGHNLLASDFHRDYAVAADWNRIAYIGDDYKVTFPINAVGAARNEITDGDDNPLADGDAARMAIRKPMVEIMDTLTRFTRAPG, from the coding sequence ATGCAGCCCGCGCGGTCCCGTCTTCCCAGCAACGCCCAGTTCAACCGCTTCCTGCTGCTGTCATGGCTGATCTGTCTGGCGCAGGTGCTGCTGTTCCAGACCGCGCGTGAGTTCTCCGAACCCGCCGTGGCCGGCTGGAGTCTGGCGACGACGCTGAGCTACGCCGCGTTCTACCTCCTGCCCACCGCGCTGCTTGGCCATCTCGGCCTGCGGGTGCTGAGATCGATACCTGGCCTGAAGTCCGCTGCGGCATTGATGGCCGTGCTGGCCGTGGGCCTGGCCGGCCTCACCCAGACCCTGCTGTTTGCCGACCGCATGATCTATGGCATGTACGGCTTCCATATCAATGGCTTTGTGATTGACCTTGTGTCCACGCCGGGTGGGATTGCATCGCTCGGCGCCAGTCGCAGCACGGAACTGACGGCGACCGCCATCGTTGTCGCGCTCATCCTCGCCCAGGCAGGCGCCTATCTGCTTGCGCTGCGTGCGCACACAGGCGCCACCCCGGCGCGCAGCGGACGCTGGCGCTGGGTTCTCGCCGCCTTCCTCGCGCTCACGCTCGGCGAGCGGATTGCCTATGGATTCAGTGCCGTGCTGCACTACGAACCGGTGCTCTTCGCCAGCGAACGCTACCCGCTCTACCAGCCCATGACCTTCGACAAGTTCGCCCGCAAGATGGGGATCGAGGCGGAAGCGGCCGAGAGCAATGGCGTGCGCATCCGGAGCGGCTCGCTGAGTTACCCGCGCAAACCGCTCGAAACCGTTGCGCCCGCCGCACCGCTCAATATCGTGTGGCTGGTTGCGGAGTCGCTGCGCTTCGACATGCTCGACCCGAAGATCATGCCCAGGACGTGGCAGTTCTCGAACGAGGCACTGCGTCTGGAGAAGCATTTCAGCGGCGGAAACATGACACAGATGGGTGTGTTCTCGATGTTCTACGGGCTGTACGGAAACAACTGGTTCCCCATGCTTGCCGCCCGCCGCGCGCCGGTGCTGATGGACGTGATGCAGCAACAGAACTATCAGTTCAGCCTTCACACCAGCCAGCGCTTCACCTATCCCGCCTTCGACAAGACCGTCTTCGCCAACATGCGCGCGGAAGACCTCCACCCCATCGAGAACGGCGCACCGGCCTGGCAGCGCGACGTCCAGAACATCGACAACATGCTCGGATTCATTGATGGTCGGGACAAGGCCCGGCCCTTCATGACCTACATGTTCTTCGAGTCGACGCATGCCAACTACGACTTCCCGGAACGGGCCGTGATCGCAAGTCCGTATCTCGAGGACTTCAACTACATCACCACCAACCTGTCGGAGCAGATCGGCGCGATCAAGAACCGCTACATCAACGCTGCGCATCACGTGGACGCCCAGATCGGTCGCGTGATCGAGCACCTGAAGGCGCAGGGCCTGCTCGAGCATACCGTGGTGATCGTGCTCGGCGACCACGGTGAAGAGTTCATGGAGCGCAAGCGCTGGGGCCACAGTGCGGAGTTCAACCGCTTCCAGACCGGCACCCCCGGCGTCATATACGTACCGGGCGCCGCGCCGCGCGTCATGACGGGCATCAGCAGCCACCTCGACATTCCGGCCACCCTGCTGCCCCTGCTCGGCGTGAGCAACCCGCCCGAGGACTACTCCAACGGCCACAACCTGCTCGCGAGCGACTTCCACCGCGATTACGCCGTCGCCGCCGACTGGAACCGGATCGCCTACATCGGTGACGACTACAAGGTCACCTTCCCGATCAATGCGGTGGGCGCTGCGCGCAATGAGATCACCGACGGTGACGACAACCCGCTCGCCGACGGCGATGCCGCACGAATGGCGATCCGCAAGCCGATGGTCGAAATCATGGATACACTCACACGTTTCACGCGTGCGCCCGGCTGA
- a CDS encoding class I SAM-dependent methyltransferase produces the protein MHTSSQSPTRLPFSEKYDLRHARAYFEKHQDGLARRLSNYRDIQIARQALHLAGDPTLVLDLPCGAGRFWPLLAEQPNRVILAADNSADMLSIATQSQSPEIVRRVKTFQTSAFDIDLPDRAVDSIFCMRLMHHIGEHEHRLEMLREFHRVTRDTVILSMWVDGNYKAWKRARLEHRRDRRENRGPQNRFVIPAKQIESEFRSNGFEILGHYDFLPMYAMWRTYVLRRIDR, from the coding sequence GTGCACACGTCCAGCCAATCGCCTACCCGTCTGCCCTTCTCGGAGAAATACGACCTCCGCCACGCAAGGGCCTACTTCGAGAAGCATCAGGATGGCCTCGCACGCCGTCTCTCAAACTATCGCGACATCCAGATTGCCCGCCAGGCCCTGCACCTGGCCGGAGACCCGACCCTGGTGCTGGATCTGCCCTGCGGTGCAGGACGGTTCTGGCCACTGCTCGCGGAGCAGCCCAACCGGGTGATCCTCGCTGCGGACAACTCGGCGGACATGCTCTCCATCGCCACCCAGTCCCAGTCGCCAGAAATCGTTCGGCGGGTGAAGACCTTCCAGACTTCGGCGTTTGACATCGACCTTCCCGATCGTGCCGTTGACAGCATTTTCTGCATGCGCCTGATGCACCACATCGGCGAACACGAACACCGACTGGAGATGCTGCGGGAGTTTCACCGCGTCACCCGCGACACGGTCATCCTGTCCATGTGGGTGGACGGCAACTACAAGGCATGGAAGCGTGCACGGCTTGAGCACAGGCGCGACCGCAGGGAAAACCGCGGTCCCCAGAACCGTTTCGTGATCCCGGCAAAGCAGATTGAGAGCGAGTTTCGCAGCAACGGTTTCGAGATTCTTGGCCACTACGACTTTCTGCCGATGTATGCTATGTGGCGGACCTATGTACTGCGCAGGATCGATAGATGA